A region from the Arachis ipaensis cultivar K30076 chromosome B01, Araip1.1, whole genome shotgun sequence genome encodes:
- the LOC107618431 gene encoding DELLA protein RGL1-like has product MSSNYPNSCGFKREFNSDEISPIMVQDPSCIIFYSCPNLSNLDDTTTPFSTVKDRFSPEEKRILENTFIHWSHTISSSLDEISQTKRLRRTTSIPISLENLSINPIYGLNYNKNSIQTHIRDHIKSCSQMYRAAEAVEEAAQDMINSEGGGEDGCDGMRLVQLLISCAEAVACRDKSHASILLSELKSSALVFGTAFQRVASCYVQGLSERLSLIQPCLGPVAAAQPMMNIMDAASEKMEEAFRLVYEICPHIRFGHFVANSAIVEAFEGESLVHVVDLGMSLGLSHGHQWRGLIQSLANRSGACVRRLRITAVGLCISRLRLIGDELSVYANSMGINFEFSVVQKNLENLKPEDVIKEDNEVLVVNSILQLHCVVKESRGALNSVLQMIHGLSPKVLVMIEQDSSHNGPFFLGRFMESLHYYSAIFDSLDAMLPKYDTKRAKMEQFYFAEEIKNIVSCEGPLRMERHERVDQWRRRMSRAGFQGSPIKMVAQAKQWLVKNKVCDGYTVVEEKGCLVLGWKSKPIVAASCWKC; this is encoded by the coding sequence ATGTCTTCTAATTATCCAAATAGTTGCGGCTTCAAACGCGAGTTCAACAGCGATGAAATAAGCCCTATAATGGTGCAGGATCCTTCTTGCATAATCTTCTATTCCTGTCCCAACCTATCCAACTTGGATGATACTACTACTCCTTTCTCTACAGTAAAAGACCGTTTTAGCCCCGAAGAGAAAAGAATCTTGGAGAATACTTTCATCCACTGGAGCCACACTATAAGCTCTTCTTTGGATGAAATTTCACAAACCAAAAGGCTGAGAAGAACCACAAGCATCCCAATTTCTCTAGAAAATCTCTCAATAAACCCGATTTATGGCttgaattataataaaaatagcaTCCAAACGCACATCAGAGATCACATAAAAAGTTGTTCGCAGATGTACCGCGCTGCCGAGGCAGTTGAAGAGGCAGCACAAGACATGATTAATTCGGAAGGCGGCGGAGAAGATGGCTGCGATGGAATGAGGCTTGTTCAACTGCTAATCTCTTGCGCCGAGGCCGTTGCGTGTCGTGACAAATCGCACGCTTCGATACTTCTATCAGAACTCAAGTCTAGCGCCTTGGTTTTCGGCACCGCCTTCCAGCGAGTAGCGTCCTGCTACGTGCAGGGCTTGTCCGAGCGATTGTCTTTGATTCAGCCGTGTCTTGGTCCGGTGGCGGCGGCGCAACCAATGATGAACATAATGGACGCCGCGTCGGAGAAGATGGAAGAAGCGTTCAGGCTGGTGTATGAAATCTGTCCACATATTCGGTTCGGACATTTCGTGGCGAATTCCGCGATAGTGGAAGCCTTTGAGGGTGAGAGTCTTGTCCATGTGGTAGACCTCGGCATGAGCCTAGGCCTATCACATGGTCACCAATGGAGGGGCCTGATCCAATCCTTGGCCAACCGCTCCGGGGCATGTGTTCGCAGGCTCCGGATCACGGCAGTTGGTCTCTGTATTAGCAGGCTCCGGCTCATTGGTGATGAGCTCTCTGTTTACGCGAACAGCATGGGAATCAACTTTGAATTCTCCGTTGTGCAGAAGAATCTAGAGAATCTGAAACCTGAAGATGTAATAAAGGAAGATAATGAGGTTCTTGTGGTGAATAGTATCCTTCAGTTGCATTGTGTTGTTAAAGAAAGCCGTGGCGCTTTGAACTCTGTGCTTCAGATGATTCACGGGCTTTCGCCAAAGGTATTGGTTATGATTGAGCAGGATTCGAGTCATAATGGACCGTTTTTTCTTGGAAGGTTTATGGAATCTTTGCATTACTACTCTGCAATATTTGATTCGCTTGATGCAATGTTGCCAAAGTATGATACGAAGAGAGCGAAGATGGAGCAGTTTTACTTTGCTGAGGAGATAAAGAACATTGTGAGCTGTGAGGGGCCCCTTCGGATGGAGCGGCACGAGAGGGTGGACCAGTGGCGGAGGAGGATGAGCCGGGCGGGGTTCCAGGGTTCGCCGATTAAGATGGTGGCGCAGGCAAAGCAGTGGCTTGTGAAGAATAAGGTTTGTGATGGATACACTGTTGTGGAAGAGAAAGGGTGCTTGGTTCTTGGTTGGAAATCGAAGCCTATTGTTGCAGCTTCTTGTTGGAAGTGTTGA